The following coding sequences are from one Deltaproteobacteria bacterium window:
- a CDS encoding alpha-ketoacid dehydrogenase subunit beta, with protein sequence MEREIPMLFAINEALHLAMEADPDVIVLGEDVAGGGGRKDQGIEEAWGGIMGATRGLLKRFGPERVRDTPISEMGFMGAAVGAALTGLRPVAELMFIDFIGVCLDPLLNQAAKLRYMFGGKARVPLTVRTSTGAGLRSAAQHSQSLYWMTAGIPGLKTVIPSNPADAKGLLLAAIRDDDPVVFCEPKALMFVSGPVAEGDYTVPLGKAALVREGTDVSLVGFGRTVQTALRAAELLARDGVSADVLDLRSLQPLDEEAILATLGKTGRVVVVDEAPPRCGIASDVAALCVDKGFDLLNAPVRKVTAPHAPVPFSPVLEDAYVPTPEAVVAAARALLG encoded by the coding sequence ATGGAGCGCGAGATCCCCATGCTCTTCGCCATCAACGAGGCACTCCACCTCGCGATGGAGGCCGACCCCGACGTGATCGTGCTCGGGGAGGACGTGGCCGGCGGCGGCGGGCGGAAGGACCAGGGCATCGAGGAGGCGTGGGGCGGCATCATGGGCGCCACGCGCGGGCTCTTGAAGCGCTTCGGGCCCGAGCGCGTCCGCGACACGCCGATCAGCGAGATGGGCTTCATGGGCGCCGCCGTCGGCGCGGCGCTCACCGGGCTCCGGCCGGTGGCCGAGCTCATGTTCATCGACTTCATCGGCGTCTGCCTCGACCCGCTGCTGAACCAGGCGGCGAAGCTCCGCTACATGTTCGGCGGAAAGGCGCGCGTCCCGCTCACGGTGCGCACGTCGACCGGGGCCGGGCTGCGCTCGGCCGCGCAGCACTCGCAGTCGCTCTACTGGATGACGGCCGGCATCCCGGGGTTGAAGACCGTGATCCCCTCGAACCCTGCCGATGCGAAGGGGCTGCTGCTGGCCGCCATCCGCGACGACGACCCGGTCGTGTTCTGCGAGCCGAAGGCGCTCATGTTCGTGTCGGGCCCCGTCGCGGAGGGCGACTACACGGTGCCGCTCGGCAAGGCGGCGCTGGTGCGCGAGGGCACCGACGTGTCGCTCGTCGGCTTCGGCCGCACGGTGCAGACGGCGCTCCGGGCCGCCGAGCTGCTCGCGCGCGACGGCGTCAGCGCGGACGTGCTCGACCTGCGCTCGCTCCAACCGCTCGACGAGGAGGCGATCCTCGCCACGCTCGGCAAGACGGGCCGGGTGGTGGTCGTCGACGAGGCGCCGCCCCGCTGCGGGATCGCGAGCGACGTGGCGGCGCTGTGCGTGGACAAGGGCTTCGACCTCCTGAACGCGCCGGTGCGGAAGGTGACGGCGCCGCACGCCCCGGTGCCGTTCAGCCCGGTGCTGGAGGACGCCTACGTGCCGACGCCGGAGGCCGTGGTGGCCGCCGCACGCGCCCTGCTCGGCTGA